The Candidatus Poribacteria bacterium genomic sequence TCCATGTTGCGCGAAGTGCGTCAAGTTCCAGCTGTGAATTCGCGAACCGGAGGGCGAGGCAGCTCAGCGCATTCTCTGGAATTAAGTTCAAGGGCACTTCATGCGCATCTGACCGGTCTGGAAAATGATTTAATTGCCACTTTCTGGCGATTGCGAGTTTTTCGTTAAAGACAATACTATAGTTATCAGTCCGGACGTTGACTTTTGCGTCCTCCGGGGTTTCCTGAATTGGTGTCCAGAGATCAGGGTTGACGGATGCATCGGCTCCATCCGATGCCGATGGTGTTTCAGCATCGGCGGGTGTTTCGCTTGGACTTGTTGGTATCGGGGTTTCGGTAGTTGTTGGTTCGTTCGGTTGGGGTCCAAAACTATTTTTGAAAATATGTGGACTAATTAGGGTCCATATAACTATTACAGCAACCATTAGAACCAATGCAAGAATATAACGTGCTCCCATCGAAATTAGGCACTCCTCATTTTTTATGTTTCCCAGATATTAATTTTTAAAGTTTGTACCTACTATTTTAGCGGATCAAAGCCACCCGGATGATATGGGTGGCATTTTGAAAGTCTTTTAATTGTTAACCAGCACCCTTTGAGTATTCCGTACCGTTCTAACGCTTGGAGTGCATATTGTGAGCAGGTCGGGTAGAACCGACAAGAAGGTGGTAACAGCGGCGAAATAAAGCGTCGATAAAAGCGGATAAGTCGTACGAACACAACTATCCTACTCAACTTAGAACGTACTCGTTGGTTTTCACTCTGACCTATATCTTCTTCGTGATGCTTGCAATGTGGCACGCCTCTGTTCCTCATTGACCGCTTTCGTTTTTACTTCACTCTGTACCGTCGTGAGTTGGATCGTTTAAAATAGATGCTTTCCGAAATAGACTCAACAATCCATTTTCTGCTTCCTGACACGTGAGTCGGCAGGCTTCTGTTCTGCCGACAACTACAATATCGTATGCGACCTTTATCCGCGGGCGTAACTGCCGGAAGGATTCACGAATTAATCGTTTGACGCGATTTCTTTGGACACTTTTTCCTACTTTTTTGCTGACGGTTATTCCCAATCGGAGGCTATCGAAACGGGTGTGGAACACGTATATCACAAAGTAGCGATTCCAATACTTACTGCCCTTCTGATAGGCGCGCTGAAATTCCCAACGCTTTTTCAGTTTTTTTGGATCTTGCATGGTTTAATTGATATACAAATATTTTCTCCACGACGGATGGCACCCACGAAAATGACGGTTGAGTTGCAGATAGGTTAAAATTGAGGGTGTTTTGGGTTGACGCTTCAGTTTCAGTCGCGCCTCGTAAAGCATCTTACTGCCTTTTTTGTTATTACATTTTTTGCACGCCGTCACGACGTTCTCCCATGTTGTTTCCCCGCCGCGAGAGAGCGGCACCACATGGTCGATCGTGAGCTGCGCTGTCGGGAATTCCGAGTGACAATATTGGCACGTATACTGGTCACGGACAAGCACATTCCTACGTGAAAATTTGACGACACTGCGCGGAACGTGAACGTAGTTTACTAATCGAATTACATGTGGTACTTTTATCGCAGCACTCGGCGAATGAATTTCAACATCAGAGACTTCTTCAGTCTGTGCGGTGCCTTTGAAAACCATTTTCATCGCGCGCCGGAGGTTGCAAACGTTGATCGCTTCGTAACTGGCGTTGAGTACCAAGACAGACATTTCCACTTGCAAGCCCTCTAACCTAAACAACTGGCTTTAACCACATTAACACTTATGTATTTTAACACACTTTCAGCGTAATTGCAACTAAAATCTCCATATTTACGGAAATAGATGTCCTCATTCTTCTTTAGATTGAAGCACCTCTAAGCAAGACAGAGATCCCGACCAAGACGCTATACATATACCGCCCCTATGGGGCTTGATTTTTTGATGATACACACTTCTACACAGATATCGCCCAACGGGGCTAAAGATGTTTCCAGCAAACTATTGCTCGACCGCACCGTATCTTCTCCATTCTCCACTGGCAAGAGTTCCTAACATCACCTACTGACAACCGATAACTAATAACTGAAATTAAGGCACACCCGATTTACGGTTTTGTGTATAATGTTCAGTAGAACGCGAATCGAGTTCCAAAAGAGGAGTTTGAATGCACAATACGTTACGGAAAGCCGTTGTCATCTTGAGCCTTGGGTTTACCTTGAGCAGTTATGCATCTGATATCCAATTTGTCGATGTCACCGAACAGGCAGGTATCCATTTTGAGCACGCTGGCGGTATCGACTTACGTGTGCTGCCTGCACTCGTCGGTTCAGGTGCAGCGTGGTGCGACTACAATAATGACGGTAGATTAGACCTTTACATTGTCAACGGTTCCTTAGTTCGACCCGCAGCGGACGCTGTCCTCCCAAAAAACACGCTCTACCGAAATAACGGTGATGGTACCTTCACGGATGTAACCGATGTCGCTGGCGTTGGCGATACCGGTTGGGGCATGGGATGCGCTTTCGCAGATTACGACAACGACGGTGATGCCGACCTCTATGTCACGAACTATAAAGCGAATCTGTTTTATCGGAATAACGGTGATGGCACTTTCAAACGCTTCTCATCGGGTGCAGGAGGCGTTGGACATAACGGTTTCGGTGCTGGTATCGCGTGGGGCGATTACGATAGCGACGGCTATCTTGATCTTTACATCGGCAACTATATTGAATATACCAAAGTGCCGCAGGGAGATGAAGTCTTTTTCCCTTACGACTTCTTCGGACAGGCAAACGTGCTCTATGTGAACAAGGGAGATGGCGGGTTCATCGATATAACAAATGCTGCCAAAGTGAATGGTGGGTTTCATCTGACACTTGGGGTCGCTGCAGCAGATTACGATACCGATGGCGATCTGGATCTCTATCTCGCCAATGATACCGACCAGAATATTCTCTATCGTAACGACGGAGAACTAACGTTCACAAATACAAACCGTCCAGACGCACGGAGTCATACCGGCGATATCCGAAGCGGTATGGGCGTTGCTTGGGGCGATTACGATATCGATGGCGATTTAGATCTTTTTGTTACAAATTGGTTGGACGAAAACAATGTCCTCTATAGAAATAACGGCGATGGCACCTTCGCTGATGTCTCCGCGCAGAGCGGTATTTTCGAGTCCGGACTCGGTAAAACATGTTGGGGCACCGCAATGTTTGATGCGGATAACGACGGCGATTTAGATATCTTCTTTGCGGCGGGTCACATTGATCCGGCTTCGTGGGAAGCGCACGGGCAACCTGATGTCTTTCTTGAAAACAGTGGTGATGGCACCTTCGTTGACATTTCTGAAACTGTAGGACTACGGAACTTCGGTTCGTACGGCGTTGGTAGAGGCGTAGCGATCGGAGATTACGATGCCGATGGTGACTTGGACATCTTTATTGTCAACAGCGGAGCGAAACCGATGCTGCTCCGAAACGATGGAGGCAACCGGCAGCAGTGGCTTCAGATCCGCACAGTTGGCACGGTGAGCAACCGTGATGGTATTGGCGCACTCGTGAAGGTAAGTGCAGGTGATCTTCATCAGGTCCAACAAGTAACAGCGGGGGACAGTTACCTCTCCCAGAACAGTCTTGAGGTCGAATTTGGGCTTGCACACCACAAAGTGGTGGATAAGATTGTCATTCAGTGGCCGAGTGGAATTGTGCAAACGTTGACCGATGTGAAAGCGAATCAGCGGCTTGTTGTCGCTGAACCAACAGAGTGACGGGCAAAAAAACTTGCAAATCGCATTGTGAATGTGTTATTCTTAATATGTTCACATTTTTTGTTACAATCTAAGGAGGAAAGTATGCGACAGAGTCTATTCTTGGTAATTTTACTCACCGTATTTGCTACAGGAACGATGATCCACGATGCCAGTTCTGCCGAAGAGATTCGGGTATGGGGTGGCAAGGCGCAGGATTTCAAAGATTCCAAGGGTCGTACCTGGCACGGTGGACAGAACGAGAAAAAAGCCTGGGGCGGCTGGATTGAAAAGTTGCCGCGTACGGCAGAGGTTGTACAACTTACAAAAGATGCCGAAAAACTGGCGAAAGCGGAAGGCTACGATAAAGAGCTCTTTTATGCCGTTAGTTGGGCACAGTTTCCTGATGTCGTCAAGATGGAACTGAATACCGGCAAAGGTATGTTCAATGTTACCTATCTCGTCGGTGAGCACTGGTCTCCCAAAAACCGCGGTTTCGATATTATTATTGAAGACGAGATTGTTGAAGAGGAATATGTGACACCGGGTCATCATGAGATAGATATTAAGCGGTATGAGGGCATTGAGGTTAAGGACAAGGTGATGAGCTTTGAGTTTGCTGGCAATCCAAAGACGGGTGCCGGAGATCTCAACGCTATGTTCAGTGGGATAGAAGTCATTCCCGCATTAGCCGTTGACCCGAAGCAGAAAGCCACGACGACATGGGGTATGCTGAAATCGGAACGGCAAAACTAATAATAGAAGGAGGCAATTTTGATGAGACTATTCAGTGTTTTAACAATAGTGCTTTTCTTGGCTATGTTTGCACTACCGACGCTGCTACCGGCGGAGGAATTCCGAGTGTGGGGCGGCAAGACAGATGACTTCACTGATTCGCAGGGTCGTGTCTGGAAGGGCGCGCAGCAGGAAAACCAATCATGGGGTGGGTGGATAGAGCTGGCACCTCGCACCGCCGAAGTAAAAGAGTTGACAGCCGATGCACAAGCACAGGCTGAAGCCGCTGGCTACGACGTGGACCTCTTCTACGCTGTCAGCTGGGCACAGTTTCCTGCCACTGTTAAGTATCAATTTAAAACCGGCGACGGCGCTTTTGATGTTACCTATCTCGTCGGTGAGCACTGGTCGCCGAACAACCGTGGTTTCGATATCTTCATTGAAGAGGAAAACGTTGAACCGCTCTACGTTACACCGGGTAGACATGAGATTGATATCAAGACCTATCCAGGGATTATAGTGAGCGATGGCACCCTTGATTTCGACTTCGCTGGGAATGCTGAGACCGGCGCAGGCGATCTGAACGCGATGTTCAGTGCCTTGGAAGTTGTACCCGCTGTGAGCACCGCTGTCGATCCGAAGCAGAAACTCACAACAACGTGGGGCGCGTTGAAAGACAACCGTCAATAAGACACGTACTCAATCGAAAAAAGCCCGCGGTATTCTCGTTACCGTGGGCTTTTTGTTATGTGGTTGTCGGCTATTTCAAACCTTCGGTGTTGTCAAATCACCGCTTAGGATTGTGGGGCACCAGAATTTCTCAATATACTCAATGATTAACTGGGTCCCCGCTTCATGACTAACATAAGGCGGTTTGAAGGGATTGTACATCGCATCGGTGAGATCGCGTGCGAGAACAGCATTGACCCCCCAGCGTACCATCTGTTTAATCGCGAAAGAACGTCCCAGAACGCACATATTCGTATGAACACCCATGAAGATGATATTCTTGATACCCTTGTGGTTCAATAAGTTGTAGACCTCCTGCCCGTTGTCGCTGATGGCATCTGTATCAGAAATTTCAATGGCTGGATGTTGACGGTGCCACGCCTTGTAGCCATCGGTTTCGCCGGTGTCTGAGCCACCATCGGATGCATCAACGGGTAAAGGTGGGTCGGGTATCTCGCGTTCAGGGGGTGTATCGGTATGTGGCAGCTCTAACACTGAACGCCGTGCCGGGTGCGCTTCGTAGAAATCCATCGTATCGGAAGGGGCATGGATAATCTGCACACCGCTTTGTCTCGCCCGATCAAGCACGATGTTCATCCGAGGTGCCATGATGTTCACGCGCTCCGTCGCTCCCCACGACCAGTGTTCGTT encodes the following:
- the rnpA gene encoding ribonuclease P protein component is translated as MQDPKKLKKRWEFQRAYQKGSKYWNRYFVIYVFHTRFDSLRLGITVSKKVGKSVQRNRVKRLIRESFRQLRPRIKVAYDIVVVGRTEACRLTCQEAENGLLSLFRKASILNDPTHDGTE
- a CDS encoding isochorismatase family protein, with the protein product MLLNLLSHTFSATGTLSLSTRRQEARTVGRNGWRVIEEEINWNTSETAIVVVDMWNEHWSWGATERVNIMAPRMNIVLDRARQSGVQIIHAPSDTMDFYEAHPARRSVLELPHTDTPPEREIPDPPLPVDASDGGSDTGETDGYKAWHRQHPAIEISDTDAISDNGQEVYNLLNHKGIKNIIFMGVHTNMCVLGRSFAIKQMVRWGVNAVLARDLTDAMYNPFKPPYVSHEAGTQLIIEYIEKFWCPTILSGDLTTPKV
- a CDS encoding CRTAC1 family protein; protein product: MHNTLRKAVVILSLGFTLSSYASDIQFVDVTEQAGIHFEHAGGIDLRVLPALVGSGAAWCDYNNDGRLDLYIVNGSLVRPAADAVLPKNTLYRNNGDGTFTDVTDVAGVGDTGWGMGCAFADYDNDGDADLYVTNYKANLFYRNNGDGTFKRFSSGAGGVGHNGFGAGIAWGDYDSDGYLDLYIGNYIEYTKVPQGDEVFFPYDFFGQANVLYVNKGDGGFIDITNAAKVNGGFHLTLGVAAADYDTDGDLDLYLANDTDQNILYRNDGELTFTNTNRPDARSHTGDIRSGMGVAWGDYDIDGDLDLFVTNWLDENNVLYRNNGDGTFADVSAQSGIFESGLGKTCWGTAMFDADNDGDLDIFFAAGHIDPASWEAHGQPDVFLENSGDGTFVDISETVGLRNFGSYGVGRGVAIGDYDADGDLDIFIVNSGAKPMLLRNDGGNRQQWLQIRTVGTVSNRDGIGALVKVSAGDLHQVQQVTAGDSYLSQNSLEVEFGLAHHKVVDKIVIQWPSGIVQTLTDVKANQRLVVAEPTE
- a CDS encoding HNH endonuclease; amino-acid sequence: MSVLVLNASYEAINVCNLRRAMKMVFKGTAQTEEVSDVEIHSPSAAIKVPHVIRLVNYVHVPRSVVKFSRRNVLVRDQYTCQYCHSEFPTAQLTIDHVVPLSRGGETTWENVVTACKKCNNKKGSKMLYEARLKLKRQPKTPSILTYLQLNRHFRGCHPSWRKYLYIN
- the yidD gene encoding membrane protein insertion efficiency factor YidD is translated as MSRIVVFVRLIRFYRRFISPLLPPSCRFYPTCSQYALQALERYGILKGCWLTIKRLSKCHPYHPGGFDPLK